Proteins from one Deinococcus fonticola genomic window:
- a CDS encoding MFS transporter produces the protein MSLSADRPVAAPISPAVLSAFWFGTAFHWLVLLLILMPGDVVKFVGEGQKGTYLGLLTAIGAVMALVLPPLVGAHSDRTGKRIPYIRLGLGVNLAGLLVMALAAASLSGVAGFWVYVLGFLLVQFGNNYATAPYSALIPQLVPPEQRGRYSGVMAMLQAGGQLLGAVAALVIGLLHLPGIATYLLVGLVLLLPALVTMRGVPAQADRLVPSQSAPQLSVAQLFAHQPFLWVFLTRVLFALGQYSVQPFLQYYNKDVMRQGDPANATSIMLACIIVGSIASALIGGRISDRTGRKPVIYVAGGLMAAVALLLLFAPNFTAALLLALLFGLGFGAFTSVDWALGSDAMPSESSYARDMGIWHVAFVAPQFVGAPQGRLLDWGNAQSPNMGYTLVFGIAAVFFVLGVILVRNVPEKVHRPS, from the coding sequence ATGAGCCTGTCCGCCGACCGCCCCGTTGCCGCGCCCATCAGTCCCGCTGTCCTCTCGGCCTTCTGGTTCGGCACAGCCTTTCACTGGCTGGTGCTGCTGCTGATCCTGATGCCGGGGGATGTCGTGAAGTTTGTTGGCGAGGGGCAGAAGGGCACCTACCTGGGTCTGCTGACCGCCATCGGGGCGGTGATGGCGCTGGTGTTGCCGCCGCTGGTGGGGGCGCACAGTGACCGCACCGGAAAGCGCATTCCTTACATTCGCCTGGGCCTGGGCGTGAACCTGGCGGGGTTGCTGGTCATGGCACTGGCCGCCGCGTCCCTGAGCGGCGTGGCCGGCTTCTGGGTGTACGTGCTGGGCTTTTTGCTGGTGCAGTTCGGCAACAATTACGCCACTGCGCCCTACTCGGCCCTGATTCCGCAACTGGTGCCGCCCGAACAGCGCGGGCGTTACAGCGGCGTCATGGCGATGCTCCAGGCGGGTGGGCAACTGCTGGGTGCGGTGGCGGCGCTGGTGATCGGCCTGCTGCACCTGCCGGGCATAGCGACCTACCTGCTGGTGGGGCTGGTGCTGCTGCTGCCGGCGCTGGTGACCATGCGCGGCGTGCCGGCGCAGGCCGACCGCCTGGTTCCCTCCCAGAGCGCGCCGCAGCTGTCGGTGGCGCAGTTGTTTGCGCACCAGCCTTTCCTGTGGGTCTTCCTGACCCGCGTGCTGTTCGCGCTGGGGCAGTACAGCGTGCAGCCTTTCTTGCAGTACTACAACAAGGACGTCATGCGGCAGGGCGACCCCGCCAACGCCACCAGCATCATGCTGGCGTGCATCATAGTGGGCAGCATCGCCTCGGCGCTGATCGGCGGACGCATCAGTGACCGCACGGGCCGTAAACCGGTGATTTACGTGGCGGGCGGCCTGATGGCGGCGGTGGCGCTGCTGCTGCTGTTCGCGCCTAACTTCACGGCAGCGCTGCTGCTGGCACTGCTGTTCGGGCTGGGCTTCGGGGCGTTTACCAGCGTGGACTGGGCGCTGGGCAGCGACGCCATGCCCAGCGAAAGCAGCTACGCCCGCGACATGGGCATCTGGCACGTGGCGTTCGTGGCCCCGCAGTTCGTGGGGGCGCCGCAGGGCCGGCTTCTGGACTGGGGCAACGCGCAGAGCCCCAACATGGGGTATACGCTGGTTTTCGGGATTGCCGCCGTCTTCTTCGTGCTGGGCGTCATTCTGGTGCGCAACGTTCCGGAGAAGGTTCACCGCCCGTCTTGA
- the guaA gene encoding glutamine-hydrolyzing GMP synthase codes for MSVVILDFGSQFTRLITRRFRELGAYSVILPGSASLERIQQENPQGIVLSGGPSSVYDEHAPKPAPGVLELDIPVLGVCYGMQYLAQQAGGDVQRAGKREYGKADLTEYSGDLFQGIQGEFVAWMSHSDSVTQLPGGYEVCAKTEDTPVTGIQNSQTKRYGVQFHPEVVHTPKGGQLLANFLDICGVERDWNAEHIVDELVADVQKQVGNGKVLLAISGGVDSSTLALLLAKAVGDRLTAVFIDHGLLRLGEREQVEAALRPLGVNLITVDAREQFLGELKGVDDPEQKRKIIGREFIRAFERETAQLGSFDFLAQGTLYPDVIESAGGPHSDKSGAANIKSHHNVGGLPEDLKFKLVEPFRTLFKDEVREIARLLGLPEHIRMRHPFPGPGLAIRCLGEVSEEKLDILRRVDDIFISGLREFGLYDGCSQALAVLTPIRSVGVMGDERTYSYTAALRAVTTDDFMTAEWARLPYDFLATMSNRIVNQVHEINRVVYDITGKPPATIEWE; via the coding sequence GTGAGCGTCGTCATCCTTGATTTCGGTAGTCAATTCACGCGCCTAATTACCCGGCGATTCCGGGAACTGGGCGCCTACAGCGTCATTCTGCCCGGCAGTGCCAGCCTGGAACGCATCCAGCAGGAAAACCCCCAGGGCATCGTCCTGTCGGGCGGTCCCAGCAGCGTGTACGACGAGCATGCCCCGAAACCTGCGCCCGGCGTCCTTGAGCTGGACATTCCTGTTCTGGGCGTGTGCTACGGCATGCAGTACCTGGCGCAGCAGGCCGGTGGGGACGTGCAACGTGCCGGCAAACGCGAGTACGGCAAGGCCGACCTGACCGAGTATTCCGGCGACCTTTTTCAGGGCATTCAGGGCGAGTTCGTCGCCTGGATGAGCCACAGCGACTCGGTGACGCAACTGCCTGGGGGGTACGAAGTCTGCGCGAAAACCGAGGACACGCCTGTGACCGGGATTCAGAACAGCCAGACGAAGCGCTACGGCGTGCAGTTTCACCCGGAGGTCGTTCACACACCCAAGGGGGGGCAACTGCTCGCCAACTTCCTCGATATCTGCGGTGTCGAGCGCGACTGGAACGCCGAACACATCGTCGACGAACTGGTGGCAGATGTGCAGAAGCAGGTCGGAAACGGCAAAGTCCTGCTGGCTATCTCGGGGGGTGTGGACAGCTCAACCCTCGCGCTGCTGCTGGCGAAAGCCGTGGGCGACCGCCTGACCGCCGTGTTCATCGATCATGGCCTGTTGCGCCTGGGGGAACGCGAACAGGTCGAAGCCGCGCTGCGGCCGCTGGGTGTGAACCTGATCACGGTCGATGCCCGCGAACAGTTCCTGGGCGAACTGAAAGGCGTGGACGACCCCGAGCAGAAGCGCAAGATCATCGGTCGCGAATTCATCCGCGCCTTCGAGCGTGAAACCGCGCAACTCGGTTCCTTCGATTTCCTGGCGCAGGGCACGCTGTACCCGGACGTGATCGAGTCGGCCGGCGGCCCCCACTCCGACAAATCTGGCGCGGCCAACATCAAGAGCCACCACAATGTCGGCGGTTTGCCCGAAGACCTGAAGTTCAAGCTGGTCGAGCCCTTCCGCACCCTCTTCAAGGACGAGGTGCGCGAAATCGCCCGCCTGCTGGGCCTGCCCGAGCACATCCGCATGCGTCACCCCTTCCCCGGCCCCGGCCTGGCCATCCGTTGTCTGGGCGAGGTGAGCGAGGAGAAGCTGGACATCCTGCGCCGCGTGGACGACATCTTCATTTCCGGCCTGCGTGAATTCGGGCTGTACGATGGCTGCTCTCAGGCGCTGGCCGTACTGACGCCTATCCGCAGTGTGGGCGTTATGGGCGACGAACGCACCTACAGTTACACCGCTGCGCTGCGTGCCGTGACCACCGACGACTTCATGACTGCCGAGTGGGCACGCCTGCCCTACGATTTCCTGGCCACCATGAGTAACCGCATCGTCAACCAGGTGCACGAGATCAACCGCGTGGTGTACGACATCACCGGCAAACCGCCCGCCACCATTGAATGGGAATGA
- the murA gene encoding UDP-N-acetylglucosamine 1-carboxyvinyltransferase — protein MQLTPLHVQGGRELSGEIAIQHSKNAALPIIVASMLSPEPITLHGIPRLSDVYTILEVMHHVGTQHTWTGPNSLTLVTPRIVNTEAPYALVNKMRASFIVLGALLARAGEATVSMPGGCAWGPRPVDQHVKAFRALGAEVSEENGNFHARRQGSLHGKFIFELLTVGGTHNAILASVLGEGTVTLENASIDTDVVDLIEFLNTLGARIEGAGTNTLVIHGVPALHGGEYTVIPDRIEAGTFMMLAAATGSRLTLRNVRPDHLTAVSAKLREMGVTIEEDGSSITADARDRDLKAVNVTTQSYPGFPTDLQPQMSALLATVPGTSVVQDPVYPDRLTHVAELHRMGANITVSGYTQVIQGTRLHSAPVKAADLRAGAALFIAGLTTGGETVIDGVQYLNRGYERLAERLRGLGANVMQPEPALAAMD, from the coding sequence ATGCAACTGACCCCACTGCACGTCCAGGGAGGCCGCGAACTCAGCGGCGAGATCGCCATTCAGCACAGCAAGAACGCTGCATTACCGATCATCGTGGCCAGCATGCTCAGTCCGGAGCCCATCACCCTGCACGGCATTCCGCGCCTGTCGGACGTGTACACCATCCTGGAAGTCATGCACCACGTCGGCACCCAGCACACCTGGACTGGCCCTAACAGCCTGACCCTGGTCACGCCGCGCATTGTGAACACCGAGGCGCCTTACGCCCTGGTCAACAAGATGCGGGCCAGTTTCATCGTGCTGGGCGCCCTGCTGGCCCGCGCCGGTGAGGCCACCGTCAGCATGCCCGGCGGCTGCGCCTGGGGGCCGCGCCCGGTCGATCAGCACGTCAAGGCCTTCCGCGCCCTGGGGGCCGAGGTCAGCGAGGAGAACGGCAACTTCCACGCCAGGCGTCAGGGCAGTCTGCACGGCAAATTCATTTTTGAACTGCTGACGGTGGGGGGCACCCACAACGCCATTCTGGCCAGTGTCCTGGGCGAAGGCACGGTCACGCTGGAAAATGCCAGCATCGACACCGATGTCGTCGACCTGATCGAGTTTCTGAATACTCTCGGCGCGCGAATCGAGGGAGCCGGCACGAATACCCTGGTCATTCATGGGGTGCCGGCCCTGCACGGCGGCGAGTACACCGTCATTCCGGACCGCATCGAGGCAGGCACTTTCATGATGCTGGCCGCCGCCACGGGAAGCCGCCTGACCCTGAGGAACGTGCGCCCCGATCACCTGACCGCCGTCAGCGCTAAACTCCGTGAAATGGGCGTCACTATCGAGGAAGACGGCAGCAGTATCACGGCGGACGCCCGTGACCGTGACCTGAAGGCCGTGAACGTGACCACCCAGAGTTACCCCGGGTTTCCCACCGATCTGCAACCCCAGATGAGCGCCCTGCTGGCCACCGTGCCCGGCACCAGCGTGGTGCAGGATCCGGTATACCCGGATCGCCTGACCCACGTGGCCGAACTGCACCGCATGGGGGCCAACATCACCGTGAGTGGGTACACGCAGGTGATCCAGGGTACCAGGCTTCATTCTGCGCCCGTCAAGGCCGCCGATCTGCGGGCCGGCGCAGCCCTGTTCATCGCGGGCCTGACCACCGGCGGCGAAACGGTCATCGACGGCGTGCAGTACCTCAACCGGGGCTACGAACGCCTCGCGGAGCGGCTGCGCGGTCTGGGGGCGAATGTGATGCAACCCGAACCGGCCCTGGCGGCCATGGACTGA
- a CDS encoding acetate--CoA ligase, giving the protein MDLELIKQPLIPPTPVLAQNHHLTTEQAGAMRAMPSTEYWEAMAKELEWGRQWDSVLEGGLGDFKYFPGALGNVSVNCLDRHARKDPLKVALYYEREDGLTETWTYEQLTTETARFAAALQDLGVQKGDRVAVLLPNTPAAFIAIQACYRIGAIYSVIFAGFSASAVRDRLLDAQPKVVVVADGSLRRGKIVPLKETLDEARQGIGSIEKVIVAKQLGDHYPGLHVTYHADEVHMADLMEQTTRLADPVMLEANDPGFIIYTSGTTSKPKGLVHSGLGFLVGTYANVKWSLNLQPQDVYWCTADVGWLTFPIFALVGGLANGATLVIYEGSIDAPTPSRPYQIIGKYHVNKVFTAPTALRMMRRAGPEALAGVNLGHVDLVALVGEPLDPETWHWATETFDSFVNNTYGQTETGTAWASAMVGLTPTKPGSCGEPLPGYRAEVVNDSGQPAQSGELGYLTLTEPFPCLARTIWGDHQRYLDTYLSEFPGRYSAADAAVLDADGQLWVTGRVDDVMNVSGHRIGTMELEAALITHPAVSEAAVVAMTDELRGAVPVAFVVPRAGQPDTPELRRELAQAIVEGVGKYAAPAAVYVVPTLPRTRSGKIMRRLLRDLLETGQVKGDTSSLENPDALDIVRQHLQNH; this is encoded by the coding sequence ATGGATCTGGAACTGATTAAACAGCCTCTTATTCCACCGACCCCGGTATTGGCGCAGAACCACCACCTGACCACCGAGCAGGCCGGGGCCATGCGGGCCATGCCGAGCACCGAGTACTGGGAAGCCATGGCGAAGGAACTGGAGTGGGGCCGCCAGTGGGACAGCGTGCTGGAAGGCGGCCTGGGCGATTTCAAGTACTTCCCCGGGGCGCTGGGCAACGTCAGCGTGAACTGCCTGGATCGCCACGCCCGCAAAGACCCGTTGAAAGTGGCGCTGTACTACGAGCGCGAGGACGGCCTGACCGAAACGTGGACGTACGAGCAGCTCACCACCGAAACGGCCCGTTTTGCCGCCGCCTTGCAGGATCTGGGCGTTCAGAAGGGTGACCGGGTGGCCGTGCTGCTGCCCAACACGCCTGCCGCCTTCATCGCCATCCAGGCGTGTTACCGCATCGGCGCGATCTACTCGGTTATTTTCGCGGGATTCTCGGCCTCGGCCGTTCGGGATCGCCTGCTGGACGCCCAGCCGAAAGTGGTCGTGGTCGCGGACGGCTCGCTGCGGCGCGGGAAGATCGTGCCCCTCAAGGAAACGCTGGACGAAGCGCGCCAGGGGATCGGCAGCATCGAGAAAGTCATCGTGGCCAAGCAACTGGGCGACCATTACCCCGGCCTGCACGTGACCTATCACGCCGACGAAGTGCACATGGCCGACCTGATGGAGCAGACCACCCGGCTGGCCGACCCCGTGATGCTGGAAGCGAACGACCCCGGCTTCATTATTTACACGTCCGGCACGACCTCTAAACCCAAGGGGCTGGTGCATTCCGGGCTGGGTTTTTTGGTGGGGACTTACGCGAACGTGAAGTGGTCGCTGAACCTGCAACCCCAGGACGTGTACTGGTGCACGGCGGACGTGGGCTGGCTGACCTTCCCGATTTTTGCGCTGGTGGGGGGCCTGGCGAACGGCGCGACCCTGGTCATCTACGAGGGCAGCATCGACGCGCCCACGCCCAGCCGCCCTTACCAGATCATCGGGAAGTACCACGTGAACAAGGTGTTCACCGCCCCCACCGCCCTGCGCATGATGCGCAGGGCCGGGCCGGAAGCCCTGGCCGGCGTGAACCTGGGCCACGTCGACCTGGTGGCGCTGGTGGGCGAGCCGCTCGACCCGGAGACGTGGCACTGGGCCACCGAAACCTTCGACTCGTTCGTGAACAACACCTACGGGCAGACCGAAACGGGAACGGCCTGGGCTTCGGCCATGGTGGGCCTGACCCCCACCAAACCCGGCTCGTGCGGCGAACCGCTGCCCGGCTACCGCGCCGAAGTCGTGAACGACAGCGGACAGCCCGCGCAGTCCGGTGAACTGGGGTACCTGACCCTCACCGAACCGTTCCCGTGCCTGGCCCGCACCATCTGGGGCGACCACCAGCGTTACCTGGACACCTACCTGTCCGAATTTCCGGGCCGCTACTCTGCTGCCGACGCGGCCGTGCTCGACGCCGACGGGCAACTGTGGGTGACGGGCCGCGTGGACGACGTGATGAACGTCTCCGGCCACCGCATCGGCACCATGGAGCTGGAGGCTGCCCTGATTACCCACCCCGCCGTGAGTGAGGCCGCTGTGGTCGCCATGACCGACGAACTGCGCGGGGCCGTTCCCGTGGCGTTCGTCGTCCCGCGCGCCGGACAGCCGGACACGCCGGAGTTGCGGCGCGAACTGGCGCAGGCCATCGTGGAGGGGGTGGGCAAGTACGCCGCGCCCGCCGCCGTGTACGTCGTGCCGACTTTGCCGCGCACCCGCAGTGGCAAAATCATGCGGCGGCTCCTGCGTGACCTGCTGGAAACCGGACAGGTCAAAGGAGACACCAGCAGCCTGGAAAACCCCGACGCGCTCGATATCGTCAGGCAGCACCTTCAAAACCACTAG
- a CDS encoding acyl-CoA carboxylase subunit beta gives MPDHSPSAPAHPASVSTWATELARLAADQQKVRAGGGAKAQQRQHEKNRLTARERVGQLCDDGAPFDELMTFAGYGMYEEVGGCPSGGTVTGIGMVQGRPWMIIANDATVKAGAFFPITAKKVIRAQTIALENHLPVIYLVDSAGVYLPMQDEIFPDQDDFGRVFYLNARMSALGIPQIAAIMGNCVAGGAYLPVMCDTLIMTEGSGLYLAGPALVKAAIGQVVESEELGGASMHSAIAGTVDYKEPDDQHALARVRALADLYAQGELAPFARRRKDTVPAPQRDLTSLVSFDGSKTYDVRDLIKSITDGGEFHEFKPEYGETLVCGFSRIGGYPVAFVANQRTVIKKKLKSGGEPGLRTRIEVGGVIYGDSADKAARFILDANQAGVPLVFLSDVTGFMVGRDSEQEGIIRRGAKLVNAVSNCVVPKITIITGGSFGAGNYAMNGKAYAPRFIYAWPSAKYAVMSGNAAAKTLLDIQVAALKRAGHPPDDEELQKLYDEVKAKYDTELDPRYAASRLWVDDIIEPNDTRDRIIRALDACAQNPRQEELKVGVFQV, from the coding sequence ATGCCAGACCATTCCCCCAGCGCCCCGGCGCACCCTGCCTCCGTGTCCACCTGGGCCACAGAACTGGCGCGCCTCGCCGCCGACCAGCAGAAAGTTCGCGCGGGTGGCGGTGCCAAAGCCCAGCAGCGCCAGCACGAGAAAAACCGCCTGACCGCCCGTGAACGCGTGGGGCAGCTGTGCGACGACGGCGCGCCCTTCGACGAGTTGATGACCTTCGCCGGGTACGGCATGTATGAGGAGGTCGGCGGTTGCCCGTCCGGCGGCACCGTCACCGGCATCGGCATGGTTCAGGGCCGCCCCTGGATGATCATCGCCAATGACGCCACCGTGAAAGCCGGGGCGTTTTTCCCGATCACGGCCAAGAAAGTGATCCGGGCGCAGACGATTGCACTGGAAAACCACCTGCCGGTGATCTACCTCGTGGACAGCGCAGGGGTGTACCTGCCCATGCAGGATGAGATTTTCCCCGACCAGGACGACTTCGGTCGGGTGTTCTACCTGAACGCCCGCATGAGCGCCCTCGGTATTCCGCAGATTGCCGCGATCATGGGCAATTGCGTGGCGGGCGGCGCGTACCTGCCGGTCATGTGCGACACCCTGATCATGACCGAAGGCTCCGGGCTGTACCTCGCCGGGCCGGCACTTGTGAAGGCCGCCATCGGGCAAGTCGTCGAATCCGAGGAGCTGGGTGGCGCCAGTATGCACAGCGCCATTGCCGGAACCGTGGACTACAAGGAACCGGACGACCAGCACGCTCTTGCGCGCGTTCGTGCCCTGGCCGACCTGTACGCGCAGGGGGAACTGGCCCCGTTCGCCAGGCGCCGCAAGGACACCGTGCCGGCGCCGCAGCGTGACCTGACGTCACTGGTCAGTTTTGACGGCAGCAAGACCTACGACGTGCGCGACCTCATCAAATCCATCACCGATGGGGGAGAGTTCCACGAGTTCAAGCCCGAGTACGGCGAAACGCTGGTGTGCGGCTTTTCACGCATCGGGGGCTACCCGGTGGCCTTCGTGGCCAACCAGCGCACCGTCATCAAAAAGAAACTCAAGAGCGGCGGTGAACCCGGCCTGCGCACCCGCATCGAGGTCGGCGGCGTCATTTACGGCGACAGCGCCGACAAGGCCGCCCGCTTTATCCTCGATGCCAACCAGGCGGGCGTGCCGCTGGTGTTCCTGAGTGACGTGACCGGCTTCATGGTGGGCCGCGACAGTGAACAGGAAGGCATCATCCGGCGCGGCGCAAAACTGGTGAACGCCGTGAGCAACTGCGTGGTGCCCAAGATCACCATCATCACCGGCGGCAGTTTCGGGGCCGGGAACTATGCCATGAACGGCAAGGCCTACGCGCCGCGTTTCATCTATGCCTGGCCCAGCGCCAAGTACGCCGTGATGAGCGGCAACGCCGCTGCCAAGACCCTGCTGGACATTCAGGTGGCTGCCCTGAAACGCGCCGGACACCCGCCCGACGACGAGGAACTCCAGAAACTCTACGACGAAGTGAAGGCCAAGTACGACACCGAACTTGACCCGCGCTACGCCGCCTCACGCCTGTGGGTGGACGACATCATCGAGCCGAACGACACCCGCGACCGGATTATTCGCGCTCTGGACGCCTGTGCCCAGAACCCGAGGCAGGAAGAACTGAAAGTCGGCGTGTTCCAGGTTTGA
- a CDS encoding DNA cytosine methyltransferase codes for MPLEPASCGGLWHNAVMPDESHISLFSGAMGLDLGLEGAGFHTVAAVELDRAARETIAVNARRRGHDLFIGTDITQLSAADLLAATGLRRGEVTLVSGGPPCQPFSTAGRRDALNDPRGSLFRDFLRMVEGVQPRFFIMENVRGLLSATLRHRPIAERGGRPNTPEEERGSAFAVILSEFGRIGYSFTYGLLNAADYGTPQTRERVIILGSRDHEPLHLPAPTHSPDGEGRPRWRTVRDAFTDLHDPQPQFQPYSETRLQYLRLVPEGGNWRSLPPELIPAAMGGAYQSGGGKVGFYRRLAWNRPAPTVTTSPAQKATDLCHPTLHRPISVREAARLQGFPDDWVFAGNVTQQYRQIGNAVPVPLGLAVGRALQLVGEAASREIPVAQP; via the coding sequence ATGCCGCTGGAGCCCGCTTCATGCGGCGGGCTGTGGCACAATGCCGTGATGCCGGATGAGTCGCACATTTCCCTTTTCTCCGGCGCCATGGGCCTGGACCTGGGGCTGGAAGGGGCTGGGTTTCACACGGTGGCGGCCGTCGAGCTTGACCGGGCGGCGCGGGAGACGATTGCTGTGAATGCGCGGCGACGTGGGCATGACCTGTTCATCGGTACGGACATCACGCAGCTTTCCGCCGCCGACCTGCTGGCCGCCACTGGGCTGAGACGCGGCGAGGTCACGCTGGTCAGCGGTGGGCCGCCCTGTCAGCCCTTCAGCACGGCGGGGCGGCGGGATGCCCTCAACGACCCCAGGGGCAGCCTGTTCCGCGATTTCCTGCGAATGGTGGAGGGCGTGCAGCCGCGTTTTTTCATTATGGAAAACGTGCGGGGCCTGCTGTCCGCGACCCTGCGTCATCGCCCCATTGCCGAGCGGGGTGGGCGGCCCAACACGCCCGAGGAGGAGCGCGGCTCGGCCTTCGCGGTAATCCTCTCGGAGTTCGGACGCATCGGCTACAGCTTTACCTACGGGCTCTTGAACGCCGCCGATTACGGCACGCCCCAGACGCGGGAACGGGTGATCATCCTGGGCAGCCGCGATCACGAACCGCTGCACTTGCCCGCCCCGACCCACTCACCGGATGGTGAAGGGCGGCCGCGCTGGCGCACCGTGCGGGACGCCTTCACGGATTTGCACGACCCGCAGCCGCAGTTTCAGCCTTACAGCGAAACTCGCCTGCAATACCTGCGCCTGGTGCCGGAGGGAGGCAACTGGCGCAGCCTGCCGCCCGAACTGATTCCGGCGGCGATGGGCGGTGCCTACCAGTCCGGTGGTGGCAAGGTCGGGTTTTACCGCCGCCTGGCCTGGAACCGACCCGCGCCCACCGTGACCACCAGCCCGGCGCAGAAAGCCACGGACCTGTGCCACCCCACGCTGCACCGGCCCATCAGTGTGCGTGAGGCCGCGCGCCTGCAGGGCTTCCCGGACGACTGGGTGTTCGCCGGGAACGTCACACAGCAGTACCGCCAGATCGGCAATGCCGTGCCTGTGCCGCTGGGCCTGGCGGTGGGCCGGGCCTTGCAGTTGGTCGGTGAGGCAGCCAGCAGGGAAATACCGGTGGCGCAGCCTTGA
- a CDS encoding pyridoxamine 5'-phosphate oxidase family protein produces MSETTREEAIKIMAGIVKDVKFAMLTTTTAEGHLHARPMTTQEKEYDGDLWFIGAKDTEAVADMRARPQVNVSFSNPDKGTYLSVNGTAELLEDRAKLDELWSDFYKAYFPQGKEDPNIQLIKINASGAEFWESDGKVRSLFQMAKGLIKGEQPDMGKNDTVKL; encoded by the coding sequence ATGAGCGAAACCACCCGGGAAGAAGCGATCAAGATCATGGCCGGCATCGTCAAGGACGTGAAGTTTGCCATGCTGACCACCACGACCGCCGAAGGGCACCTGCACGCGCGGCCCATGACGACCCAGGAAAAGGAGTACGACGGCGACCTGTGGTTCATCGGCGCCAAGGATACCGAGGCCGTCGCGGATATGCGGGCCCGCCCCCAGGTCAACGTCAGTTTCTCCAACCCCGACAAGGGCACCTACCTGAGCGTGAACGGTACGGCGGAACTGCTGGAAGACAGGGCCAAACTGGACGAGTTGTGGAGCGACTTCTACAAGGCGTACTTCCCGCAAGGCAAGGAAGATCCGAACATTCAACTTATTAAAATCAACGCCAGCGGCGCGGAGTTCTGGGAAAGCGACGGTAAGGTGCGCTCGCTCTTTCAGATGGCCAAAGGCCTGATCAAGGGTGAACAGCCCGACATGGGCAAGAACGATACCGTCAAGCTGTAA
- a CDS encoding TetR/AcrR family transcriptional regulator gives MARTVNPIQDRLRRAALEKAAYLALYERGFAGVTLGDIAAHAGVSRGTLVYHFGSRAGLLSAVMRRFTRTVAVATRRALRQAGTPEEKLRAFVENQFYSLESTRRFYTVTLDFLGAATRDPELLALQREFLNETRRLDLELTQLFVPSGAPGVAEQQARQLRALVEGLSMQFLAEQQPSLADYREVCLRGLRAILSSHQAPGLTSSGGPGRPAEELKPEAGRRTSTTLKGT, from the coding sequence ATGGCGCGAACCGTCAACCCCATTCAGGACAGGCTGCGGCGGGCGGCGCTGGAAAAAGCCGCTTACCTGGCCCTGTACGAGCGCGGCTTCGCGGGTGTGACGCTGGGGGACATCGCCGCGCACGCGGGCGTGAGCCGGGGCACGCTGGTGTATCACTTCGGCAGCCGGGCCGGCCTGCTGAGCGCCGTGATGCGCCGCTTCACGCGCACCGTCGCGGTGGCGACGCGCCGCGCCCTGCGGCAGGCCGGCACGCCCGAGGAGAAGTTACGGGCGTTCGTGGAAAACCAGTTTTACAGCCTGGAGAGTACCCGGCGCTTTTACACGGTCACGCTCGATTTCCTGGGGGCCGCCACCCGTGATCCGGAACTGCTGGCCCTGCAACGCGAATTCCTGAACGAGACCCGCCGACTCGATCTGGAGTTGACGCAGCTTTTCGTGCCCTCCGGCGCGCCAGGCGTGGCCGAGCAGCAGGCGCGGCAATTGCGGGCGCTGGTCGAGGGCCTGAGCATGCAGTTCCTGGCCGAGCAGCAGCCCTCGCTGGCCGACTACCGCGAGGTGTGTCTGCGCGGCCTGCGGGCCATCCTGTCCAGCCACCAGGCCCCGGGGCTCACCAGTTCCGGTGGGCCGGGACGACCGGCCGAAGAACTGAAGCCGGAAGCGGGCAGGCGAACGTCTACTACACTGAAAGGCACATGA
- a CDS encoding transcriptional regulator has translation MPKKERKRLQVVISEEQDALLTRTAYELSSPERLISKSEVVRLAIEKIAKELGEGAHLEDYRAILDTEAISDEA, from the coding sequence ATGCCAAAAAAGGAACGCAAACGCCTACAGGTGGTGATCAGCGAGGAGCAAGACGCCTTACTGACCCGTACCGCCTATGAACTGTCCAGCCCCGAACGCCTGATCAGCAAAAGCGAAGTGGTGCGCCTGGCCATCGAGAAGATCGCCAAGGAACTGGGCGAAGGGGCGCACCTGGAAGACTACCGCGCTATCCTGGACACCGAAGCCATCAGCGACGAAGCTTAA